In the Engystomops pustulosus chromosome 2, aEngPut4.maternal, whole genome shotgun sequence genome, one interval contains:
- the LOC140116579 gene encoding zona pellucida-like domain-containing protein 1 isoform X1 translates to MDFSLTRGSKQSFAYTLLFFFIHGHQCITINDCGDTLRTPDYNDISVTCGPQEIQLYIYLCPVYYAGYNETQLYMNEIFSNPSCQGTIDLSGTVPMLKFVFSINDTLTCGSSFQITSAPGDGIFSSFSLIQTANISGIIKSKDPTVGVITRSPELKYLYSCSYPLEYLINNTRLDVAGNNIAINTNNGSFISTLSMQLFLDGEYGRPLIIPPTGIKINTTVYVEVRATNLTDKFNILLDRCYASVSPYPTNSTYYDLFVGCTKDRFTFITVNGDTQVARFYFTAFRFLEQFGEPVSTFYLHCITRLCETTACNNFKPVCSRRKRNARASSDSSGSLSDPATITSPGIMTTNDNEQMTSPISSNSNKDSQEIVSTAVGLGITVGFLALLCTLMGGIAFLMHRRLQRSRYPEKNNFH, encoded by the exons ATG GATTTCTCATTAACAAGAGGATCAAAGCAGAGCTTTGCTTATACATTGCTATTCTTTTTTATTCATGGACATCAATGCATCACCATTAATGACTGCGGTGACACACTCAGAACACCAG ATTATAATGACATCTCGGTGACATGTGGGCCACAGGAAATCCAGCTCTACATTTACTTGTGTCCGGTTTACTATGCTGGATATAATGAAACACAACTTTATATGAATGAAATTTTTAGCAATCCGAGCTGTCAGGGTACAATTGATTTATCTGGCACTGTACCAATGTTGAAATTTGTTTTTTCAATCAATGACACTTTAACTTGTGGAAGTTCCTTCCAG ataaCTTCCGCACCAGGTGATGGCATTTTCAGTAGCTTTTCTTTAATTCAAACTGCTAATATCAGTGGCATTATAAAGTCAAAAGATCCAACTGTGGGTGTCATTACCCGAAGCCCTGAACTTAAGTACTTATATTCCTGCAGTTATCCACTGGAATACCTCATAAACAACACACGGCTGGATGT GGCTGGAAATAATATAGCTATCAATACCAATAATGGAAGCTTCATCAGCACTCTCTCTATGCAGCTATTTTTA GATGGTGAATATGGCAGACCTCTCATTATTCCACCAACTGGAATCAAAATTAACACTACAGTTTATGTGGAAGTTAGAGCAACCAACCTAACAGACAA GTTCAATATTTTGCTGGATCGGTGCTATGCATCTGTGTCACCATATCCAACTAATTCAACTTATTATGATCTCTTTGTTGG atgtacAAAGGATCGCTTCACCTTTATAACAGTCAATGGAGACACTCAAGTAGCTCGATTTTATTTTACAGCTTTTCGGTTTCTAGAACAATTTGGCGAGCCTGTATCAACTTTTTACTTGCATTGCATAACCCGACTTTGTGAAACCACTGCTTGTAATAATTTTAAGCCA GTATGTTCAAGAAGAAAAAGGAATGCAAGAGCTTCCTCAGACTCCTCAGGATCACTTTCCGATCCTGCAACCATTACATCTCCAGGAATTATGACTACTAATGATAATG AACAAATGACCAGCCCTATCTCCA GCAATTCTAACAAGGATTCTCAAGAAATTGTGAGCACGGCTGTTGGTCTGGGAATAACAGTTGGATTCTTGGCTTTGCTGTGTACACTCATGGGAGgcattgcatttttaatgcacagGAGGCTACAGAGGAGTAGATATCCAGAGAAAAACAATTTTCATTAG
- the LOC140116579 gene encoding zona pellucida-like domain-containing protein 1 isoform X2, translating to MNEIFSNPSCQGTIDLSGTVPMLKFVFSINDTLTCGSSFQITSAPGDGIFSSFSLIQTANISGIIKSKDPTVGVITRSPELKYLYSCSYPLEYLINNTRLDVAGNNIAINTNNGSFISTLSMQLFLDGEYGRPLIIPPTGIKINTTVYVEVRATNLTDKFNILLDRCYASVSPYPTNSTYYDLFVGCTKDRFTFITVNGDTQVARFYFTAFRFLEQFGEPVSTFYLHCITRLCETTACNNFKPVCSRRKRNARASSDSSGSLSDPATITSPGIMTTNDNEQMTSPISSNSNKDSQEIVSTAVGLGITVGFLALLCTLMGGIAFLMHRRLQRSRYPEKNNFH from the exons ATGAATGAAATTTTTAGCAATCCGAGCTGTCAGGGTACAATTGATTTATCTGGCACTGTACCAATGTTGAAATTTGTTTTTTCAATCAATGACACTTTAACTTGTGGAAGTTCCTTCCAG ataaCTTCCGCACCAGGTGATGGCATTTTCAGTAGCTTTTCTTTAATTCAAACTGCTAATATCAGTGGCATTATAAAGTCAAAAGATCCAACTGTGGGTGTCATTACCCGAAGCCCTGAACTTAAGTACTTATATTCCTGCAGTTATCCACTGGAATACCTCATAAACAACACACGGCTGGATGT GGCTGGAAATAATATAGCTATCAATACCAATAATGGAAGCTTCATCAGCACTCTCTCTATGCAGCTATTTTTA GATGGTGAATATGGCAGACCTCTCATTATTCCACCAACTGGAATCAAAATTAACACTACAGTTTATGTGGAAGTTAGAGCAACCAACCTAACAGACAA GTTCAATATTTTGCTGGATCGGTGCTATGCATCTGTGTCACCATATCCAACTAATTCAACTTATTATGATCTCTTTGTTGG atgtacAAAGGATCGCTTCACCTTTATAACAGTCAATGGAGACACTCAAGTAGCTCGATTTTATTTTACAGCTTTTCGGTTTCTAGAACAATTTGGCGAGCCTGTATCAACTTTTTACTTGCATTGCATAACCCGACTTTGTGAAACCACTGCTTGTAATAATTTTAAGCCA GTATGTTCAAGAAGAAAAAGGAATGCAAGAGCTTCCTCAGACTCCTCAGGATCACTTTCCGATCCTGCAACCATTACATCTCCAGGAATTATGACTACTAATGATAATG AACAAATGACCAGCCCTATCTCCA GCAATTCTAACAAGGATTCTCAAGAAATTGTGAGCACGGCTGTTGGTCTGGGAATAACAGTTGGATTCTTGGCTTTGCTGTGTACACTCATGGGAGgcattgcatttttaatgcacagGAGGCTACAGAGGAGTAGATATCCAGAGAAAAACAATTTTCATTAG